The stretch of DNA agctgagaaCTTGGCTACTCAAAATCCTGCCCAAGTGAGGGTTAAGCCATGGCACCATGGCCACCCTGGGTCTTGTGGTCTTTTGGGGCCATTCCAGTGGCTGTGTGGAGCACCATGGCCATTGGGAGCAGTACCTTGGGACAGCCCTTCCAAAAAACTGCCTGTCTGCAGAAGGGAttgtgctctgtgcccccaTGGATGGGGACTCCTTGCTGCATCCCAACAGATCACCATGGTCGGGGCTCACgtgtcagctgtgctgtggggagctgctccAACACCCTGTGTGCCCACCATGGATAGTCAGGAGGATGCTGACCCACCATGTGTGGATTTCATGCTGCAAACACCTTCCAGCTTCCTCTGAGATCTCCTGATCTCTGCCATATGCACCTTCTCTGGGTTGATGTTTGTTTATGACAGCTGATCATAAAGGTGATTCTCAGTGGAGTAAGGGCTAAGGGCCCTTTTAGAAGAATCCAGGCCAAGAAAAGCctttcaaaatgcaaaacaacTCACACTGGCAGCCCTTCCCTTGAGATCCTTTCCCAGGAAGGCTGAAATGCTCATCCTCATTAGGAATGGGGGCCAGAGCAAAGGAGGCAGGAAGAACACAAGGGAGGCTGCATGTGGTGGCCCCTGTGGGGATTAGAGttcaggaacagctctgcaaagATGATTCATCCTCAGAAACTGTGGAAAAGGTATGTGAAGTCTGTGAGATTgagattatttttattgctaCTGAGATCATGCTCAAAAATGAAACTGATGAacattgctgcagcagcataACAGTGCATGTATGTCTGTCACTGCATTAAAAGGGCAAAGCCTCTGCTCgcctgtttgtgttttgttcacTAAGTGAAGTTCTGCCCTGATGATTTCAACTTGCTTTTTACATTCTCAAAAGCCAGTACTGCTTCAAAATATCTTCAGAAAAACAACAGCCCCTTCCTCTTTCTAATCAGCACGAGACTATTCCTACGCCCTGAAATAGCAGTTGTGTTTCAGAAGTGGTTCTCAGACAGGAACTGGGGAGTTTCTgttccccagggcagcccttgCAGAGACAACTCCTTTAGGGGGGCAgttgtgcttttctttccagctgCCTTTCAGGGGGCCTGCAGGGTGACTGAGGGACTCAGGGTGATCTGGCCTGGCTACACAGGTGCATTTGCATCTTGATGCAGAAAGACACACAGGTGACATCCTCTGGGGAAGTAGAGCTGGGGGGTTTCACAGATCCTGAGCAAACTCCAGTTATATTCAGACTGTGTTTTGAAATGCTGCTTGGACACCAAACTAACCCAGTCCACAGTAATGACATGTGGAAGAGCAGCCTCCACATGAGTGAGCAGGGATCTAGTGACCGGATAATGCCCAGTCCAGGTGCCTGAGtggatatatagatatagatgtgTCTGGACATCTTAATCCCTGAGGTCAGTAGCAGATACATACAAAACACACTTGAACTAGGTTTAATGCCCAATCTACAATGCTTTAGCTCTAATAGATTGAAGATGTTGGCAATGCAGCTCCTTCTGGAACTGCTGTGGCCATGTCCATGCCATGGGAGAGCAGGCTGGCTTCTCACCAGTCTGTTTATGCCAGCACAAACTCCATGAACAGCACTGGTGTCAAGCTCTGGTAACCAAAGTGCTGTTGATAAGACAGACAGGACTGACAAAATATTGTTTTTACCTATTAGTCTTCTGTTACCCTTTTACAGCTGTCAGGGAAGGGCACAGGATGGCTCTTACATCCTCCTCTGAGTAAGGCACAGAGTAAACAGTGGAATTGAAAATTTCCTTGAAGGAGCCATTTCCTTGGCAATAGTACCTGTGGCTTAGTCATGCTCCACCCAGAAACACGGACTTAAATGTTCCATTTGCAAGTAAAATTTGGCTGACAAATGCTGCACCTAAATACCACAACATGATTTTCAGTTATTACCTCCTGTTGAGAGATAACCAAAACCCCCTAAAGAAAGCTTTTGCCTTCATCCTTTGGTCATGGGTTTGACCCAGTATTCTGTGCTGAGACAAATTAGGTGGGGACTTCAGAGCAGAATCAGAACTCTGCTTCTCTAGATGTGTTACAACATCCTCACCATGTCACCCTCTGCCCTGGGTGGGTCCCTTTCcactgagcaaaaaaaaaatttccttccaGTGAGCCACCCCTTTGTCTCACTCGGTTCATTTTCATACCTACAGAAAGGCAGCTGATTTGGATACAAAGACGTGTTTAGAAAAATATTCCTCAAGTATACAATCAGCTCCAACTTTGCTTTTcactcagaaaacaaagcatATCCACCAAAATCAATGGACTACAAtatccaaattttttttctctttaaagctTCTGTTGATGTGTTTTCATGTGTTAGCTCAGTTCTGCAGAGATTCCTGATCCCCTCTCACAGGGAGGAGAGGGCAAAGAGAGCTGCCACAGACAACAGAAAACATTCAAACCTAGAGATATTTGATTGCTTAAGGTTCTGCAGAGGATTGATTTTAACCCAAGTTCAGTTTGTACTAAATTAACTTTGTGTTATCCCTTAATGTCCAGCTTTAAAAGCAGATTCAAATAGGGAAAATAATACAAGGAGTTATTTTCCAAAACAGTTCTTTAGTAGAAGCTACTTCCACCTAGTAAAAATATTAGTCATGATAGTAATAGGGAAACTTTCTAATAAATAGTAATAAATTGTCCAATCTGTTGCTCAGGAAAGTTTTCCCACAAATGCCATGGAAAAAACTGTCTTTCCATTCTCAAGCCCATAAAATTGCTGTTTGCCTCCTCAGCCAGATCCCCATAGACACAATTACAGAGAAACTCTGTGAGCAGCTTTGCCTGCCAGCAGTGATGTGGAGGCTGGAGGAGGTAAGCTGGATGCCAAGGCAGAACTCCAGtcctcagcagagctgttaTTTCCTGAACACTCACTTCAAAGAGTGCaggaaagctttaaaaatcaTTGAGGTCAGAGTGGCTGCAGCACACGAGCCTCTGTTCCAACACCTCTGGcactgctgtttgctgctttcctgctgcaTGACTTACTGCTTCCCCCTGATGATGGAGCCCAGACTCTTTCCAGACAGGATAAGAAGCTGGAGGATACCGCTGAAGTATCCTGAGGTTGGTAAAAATCCCAGCCTTGCTCACCCTGACTTACAGAACCCTGCAGCACACCTTAGGAAGGAGGCACCTCATGACCTCTGAGTGAGATGTGTATTTCTCTGAGCATTTTCCTGTTCGGCACATGCTGCACCCAGTTATTTGCTCAGAGTTGCAATACGAAAGACATAAATCTATTTACCCTCAGTGTGAAAAGCAGCAACCCAGAAGGTAGGGCAGTCTGAAGCCTCCTCAGGAATTGCCTCTCAGGACAGACCCACAGGCTGAGGCTGAAGGCAGGAATGAAGCAGCACGTTGGCAGCCCTCAGTGTCAGGATGGGCTTGGCCACAGCCCAGGACAggctcacagcagcagggatttcctgctgagcagagcagccaccccagctcagagcagtgaACAGAGAGGACAGGgtgcagagccacagctcctccttcACTTCCCTGCAGTAAATTGGTTCCACAGGCCCCAGCAGAGAATACCAGCACAGGGGAGCTGGAGTGCCAGAGACCTTTAATCCCCTTTTTCCTATCactttttttaaacagctgcAAACTTTCCTTTTGAGCCCCATCTTAAATTTCTACCTGTCTGCTGAGAATGTTTCATACTAAGGTGCACTTGTGGTTGGTGTTGATTTATCAAACCAACACAGACTCCCCAACAAAACTCATGTTATTTAATATTCTAGGGAGTACACAGACATTATGCACTGCACTCTACAGTACTGCATTTTGCAAGAGATTTTCTTCAGGTctgattttgactttttttaaaattggtaCTTTGCTCCTGAAGGTTTACGGTCAGTGAAAAGGAAGACAGAGCCTACTCTACCTGAACAGAGCTGCCAAGGTTCCTCGTATTAAGTAAGATTTTGACTAACATTATCATTAATTTGATTGTTACAATCCCACCACATCCATACAAAATGAtttccaaaaccaaaatcatTCAGGTCCATATTTATTAGTAAGCCTGTGCAGTACCAATGCTCATGGTGATGCCTGAAAGAACACTAATAGAACACAGTCTCCATGTTTCAGATACAAAGACTTTCCCAGTTAACATCAACATCCCAGACCAGCTTATAAAAACCCCACACTGGGGACTGCACTCCAGCACCACAGAAGGAATGACTTGAGGCTGTTATGGATCTGACACAGAAAGACCAATGTTCATTAGAGCTCCTGGGACAGTCTCTCTTACAAGCCCAGTTTGGTCCTCCTCCAGTGCCTCCTTTTGGAGTTGTACCTAAGACAAAAACAGAGTGAATTAGCaaagtgcacacacacattaGTTAAACACGAAAGCAGAACAGCACGTGGAAGAAGTCTCCTCCATGAAAGCTCATTAATCTGTAAGCATGTACTTGTCCATGTTAAGAACAAATGCTTTCACCAGGGTGTGGGTGAAAGCACAGTGTTAACACAGTTGCTCTCAGCAGGAAAATGGCAGCACTCCCACAGCAGGAAGCACTGCAATTGCAGCCTGCTTTAACACAAAGCTTGGACAGAACCCATGGCCCAGCTACCCAAGCCAGGAGACAAAAATCCATGATTTTTTCCTATGGTCAAGTATTTCAGAGTACTGCAATTCAGCTGAAACAGAACCCAGCTGTAACCTGGCACGTGGCAGACAAGGATCCAGCTGAATGCAAGAACCACTGATCCCACCTAGAAAcaagctgggagcagctgcagaacagAACCCAGCAATGTTGTGCTAGGtcactgcctgtgccagccagtgctgctgctgctctcctcactgCTTAGGActaagagagaaagagggaaatcTGCTGCTTTCAAAAGCCCAGATGAAGGTGtgtatgaaataaaaatatgctgcAGTTTTCAACCAGAGGGCTTGGACAGGCATGACCATGCATGCCACAAGTGCACCCAGTGTATCACAGCACTCAGCATTTCCCTAAGCACAGTGCTCGAGAACAAACACAACAGGAAAGCAAGGAACTATGACAAATTAATTCCACAGTCAGGTGCCAAGCATTTCATACTATCAATCTGACTTCCCATACACCCAACAAGTCCTTTGCTTCCTTTGTTGCTCCCTGAATCTCAGAGCACCCATGCTCAGGACCCATTCCTTGAAAATGCAGGAGCCCAGAGGGGCAGCTATGAGAGGAGACAGGAATTGGGAAGGGGAACGTCATGAACAGAGAAGCTATCAGGGAACAAAATCCGGAATAAATCATCCACACGTACAGTTCAGGTTTTCACTTTACATATACCACGGCTGAACGTGTGTGGATACCTGCAGAGCACCGGGGCAAAAGCACTACAAAAAACACTGGCACGGAAGCCTCGGctgctctcccatccctgcagggcctcccGGGCACAAAGAGCGCCTTGGCCGGCACACACCGCGCTCCGGCCGGCACAAGCGCCAGCAGCTCCCGccctcggcccggcccggccagGCCGCAGCTCCTCAGAAGCCCCGGCCGAGCTCCTCACCTGATCTTATTGCCGGTTTTCATGCGAATCCACTGCGGGATGGGCCggttctgcttctgcttcttggCGAGGAAGCGCTTGATCTTGAATGTCTTGTGCGACGACTGCAAGAGAGCGCAGCGGTCAGTGCCTCACCCAGCCCCGGCACAGCCGCCAGGCCTCGGCCAGCCGGGAACGCCGCCCCCGGCTCCCTCCCGCTCCCTCCGCCCCGCGGCCCGCCCGCCGGGACCCCCGAGCGCAGCGGCCTCGGGCAGAGGGCTCGGGGCGCGGCGGGAGGGCGCGGATGGCGGCGGATGTCTCACCATGGCGCGGAGCGGGGCAGCGTCCCGGCGATGGCGGCGTCCGAGGAGGCGGAAAGGGCggagcggcagcggcggcgcgggcgcagcgccccctgccggcccCGCACGCACAGAGGGACGGCCGCGGCCCAGCGAGTTTGTCCGAGTTTATTTGGGTTTAGTACAAAAAACAGCTATGGCTAAAATTCGCTAGCTTGGGAGGACCTGCTACTGGCGAAGTCCCGTTCTGGGCTGTAAAACAATACTTCAAGTTATGAGGGAAGAGGCAGCAGTTCCGAGAGGGCAGGAGTTCAGAAACTTTTCAGACTTGAGTGAAGGGAAGATGCTGGAAAAGAACAGGATGCCCAAACCAGCTACATTTGATGAAAAATAAGCATTTCAATGTAGGGAGACTTTACATGAAAATTTTTCAAGTCATATTCAACTATTAAGCCAGCTTATTCATACACTCCAACTTAAGTTACTTTATCCAGAGAACCACTGAAGAGGATGGTCCCTCCCTCCCTAACATGGTTACTATGTTCTGCTCCTTGTGTGCCAAAAGGCTCCTATCCACGGGTACCTcaacagccccagcctgtgtttgtgtctCAGTGCTAGACTGACACACTTCAGCTTTCACTGCCTCACGCAGGAGCACCACAGGACACAGCAACACCTGTGTTAACTCCAGGCAACTCCAAGCTTGCTCTGCTTAAGTGCATCCAACACTGGTTCTAATTGCCTTAGAGTAGAGCTCTGGCTTTTGATCCAGGTGTCATTCCCTCCTGACCACAACTGATTTATTATCAAACTTAAGGCCATAAAGTCTTTCTATTTCGCAAAGATTCTCTTCTCTGCTGTAGTTAGATGCTGGGAAAATAAGTTCaaataactgaaaatattaCAATGAGAACACATTTCAAATTTGGAATCTACAACTGAGTTTCTTTAACCAGAAACATCCAACAGCACAATGcccccttttcttcctttgttccTTGTTCGCTCCGAAGGCACTTCTGGATTGCGTAGTACAAGCTCTTTGGCTGCACAGACAGTCAGAACACATAAGGCTGGCACATCAGTCACTCCTCTTCCTTTGTGTGACTGCTCTCACCCTCTTGCTTCTTTTCCACTCCCTGATCTGGGGGTTTTGCAGCATTGTCTTCATACTGACACAATCTGCTCCGGCTTCGGGCCCCGGGCTGGTACAGCTGCATTGCTGGGCGATCctgaaataaatcaaaactaTTTAGATTCTTTCAGAACTCCCTGCTCTCAGGGTTATTATGGTATCATTTCTATGGTATTAGAAATGGCTCAAATTCAAACTTTTCAGGCTAAGTTTAATTATTCCACAGTGGTGGCAAAGTAACTTCAATTGTCCCAAATCAAGGTTGTCTCTGTTGAAAAGCAACGTCCCTGTTCAAACCATAATGAACACTGCTCAGAGTTGAGGTTATTTGTAACTTTTCCTGTTAGTTCAGCTCACATCCTCTCAGAAGAGAGGCCAACTTCAAAGTTTCAAAACCTTAAATTTCATTTGTTCCTGACCATGTCTTAAGTGATACAGAAAACAACCACAGAGATACTGCAAAACCAGATTTTGTAGAGTACATAAAATTACACTCAAGACATAATTTCTCGAACCTAGAGCACGTGTCATATTCTGCAAGTTGCAGTTTCCTATTTTAAGGAACCTGTTCAATCACACTCCCACTCTGAGATGCATTTTCAGGCATCATAAGATCAGCAGACACAAACAGATTACTGATACTCTACCAACACCTTAAAGAGATAGCCTATAGCACAagacaacaaataaaaaagggatCAGTGTCTTACAACTTAACCCATGTTTTCTTGGATTAGTTCTTATATAGTGATAAGAAATACCACTGTTAGGCAAATTTTAGTGCACATTCCTAGCAATGGCAGCGTTTGGTGCAGAACAGGGAGAAGTTTCAACAGAGAAACCATATGGTTATTTCCTTAAAATGCTTTTATCCTAAAAACTACAGACCCCTAAGAATCAACACATGAATTTAAAGAAATCCAGCACCTTGTTTCTGATACGATCCCTCTTAATTGTATCCTCTTTTTTATCGTCTTTGGTTACTTTCTCAGATTTGTCCGTGCTGCTGGTAAAGTCTGTAAGatcacttttctttcccttttctctgagtaagtctctctcctttttcacctcttcctcttttcttctaaAAACCTTCTCTTTCTCATAGCGCTCTTTCTGCCTCCGACGCTCCTCTTCTTGGCGCCtcagtttctctctctgtgctctCTCATATTCTCTGTCTCTGTCAAAATCTCTATCTCGGTCCCTGTAGTCCTTTACACACTCATCTTCTGATCTGtatgaaaacaaaactgaaaattaagcTCAAAAGATTCATCAAACAGAGCTGGGAGATCAATGTAATAGCGGTGTAAATGTGCAATAGGAAGATGACACACTGGCAGGTACTAGGGAGCTCTTGGGAGGCTGTGATAGCCCAAGTCATGCACGACAGCCAGAGAGGACACTGACCACTAGAGCTTCCCAGCCTAATCTCTTCTGGCTTTGAAAAAACATCTGAATTTGTCTGTCTTATCTGTA from Ammospiza nelsoni isolate bAmmNel1 chromosome 15, bAmmNel1.pri, whole genome shotgun sequence encodes:
- the RPL39 gene encoding large ribosomal subunit protein eL39 codes for the protein MSSHKTFKIKRFLAKKQKQNRPIPQWIRMKTGNKIRYNSKRRHWRRTKLGL